One genomic region from Enoplosus armatus isolate fEnoArm2 chromosome 17, fEnoArm2.hap1, whole genome shotgun sequence encodes:
- the LOC139300172 gene encoding thyroid hormone receptor alpha isoform X3 has protein sequence MHILQPYCINRWPDVPKRKSKNSQCSVKSMSALSVSVPGYIPSYLEKDEPCVVCGDKATGYHYRCITCEGCKGFFRRTIQKNLHPAYSCKYDGCCIIDKITRNQCQLCRFKKCISVGMAMDLVLDESKRVAKRRLIEENRQRRKREEMVRTLQTKPEPNTAEWELIRMATEAHRHTNAQGSSWKQKRKFLSDDIGQGPMVPTSDGDKVDLEAFSEFTKIMTPAITRVVDFAKKLPMFSELPCEDQIILLKGCCMEIMSLRAAVRYDPESETLTLNGEMAVKREQLKNGGLGVVSDAIFDLGKSLAQFNLDDSEVALMQAVLLMSSDRSGLTSVEKIEQCQEAYLLAFEHYINHRKHNIPHFWPKLLMKVTDLRMIGACHASRFLHMKVECPNELFPPLFLEVFEDQEV, from the exons ATGCATATATTACAGCCGTACTGCATCAACAG GTGGCCTGATGTGCcgaagagaaagagcaagaacAGCCAGTGTTCGGTGAAGAGTATGTCTG CTCTTAGTGTCTCTGTTCCAGGGTACATCCCCAGCTACCTGGAGAAGGATGAGCCGTGCGTGGTGTGCGGGGACAAGGCGACCGGCTACCACTACCGCTGCATCACCTGCGAGGGTTGCAAG GGTTTCTTCCGCAGGACAATCCAGAAGAACCTCCATCCGGCTTACTCCTGTAAATATGACGGCTGCTGCATCATCGACAAGATCACACGCAACCAGTGCCAGCTGTGCCGCTTTAAGAAGTGCATCTCTGTGGGCATGGCCATGGACT TGGTGTTGGACGAGTCGAAGCGCGTGGCCAAGAGGCGTCTGATCGAGGAGAACCGgcagagaaggaagagggaggagatggtgCGGACGCTGCAGACGAAGCCGGAGCCGAACACAGCGGAGTGGGAACTGATCAGGATGGCGACCGAGGCCCACCGGCACACCAACGCCCAGGGCTCCAGCTGGAAACAGAAGCGCAAGTTCCTG TCGGATGATATCGGCCAGGGTCCGATGGTGCCCACCTCCGACGGAGACAAGGTGGACCTGGAAGCCTTCAGCGAGTTCACCAAGATCATGACCCCCGCCATCACTCGCGTCGTCGACTTTGCCAAGAAATTGCCCATGTTCTCAGAG CTGCCTTGTGAAGACCAGATCATCTTGCTGAAGGGCTGCTGCATGGAGATCATGTCGCTGCGCGCCGCCGTGCGCTACGATCCAGAGAGCGAGACGCTGACGCTAAACGGCGAGATGGCCGTGAAGCGCGAGCAGCTGAAGAACGGCGGGCTGGGCGTGGTGTCGGACGCCATCTTTGATTTGGGCAAGAGCCTGGCTCAGTTTAACCTGGACGACTCGGAGGTGGCTCTGATGCAGGCCGTGCTGCTCATGAGCTCAG ACCGCTCGGGGCTGACCAGCGTGGAGAAGATCGAGCAGTGCCAAGAGGCCTACCTGCTTGCGTTCGAGCACTACATCAACCACCGCAAGCACAACATTCCCCACTTCTGGCCCAAGCTGCTGATGAAGGTGACGGACCTGCGCATGATCGGCGCTTGCCACGCCAGCCGCTTCCTCCATATGAAGGTGGAGTGTCCCAACGAACTCTTTCCCCCGCTCTTCCTGGAGGTCTTCGAGGACCAGGAAGTGTGA
- the LOC139300172 gene encoding thyroid hormone receptor alpha isoform X4 codes for MHILQPYCINRWPDVPKRKSKNSQCSVKSMSGYIPSYLEKDEPCVVCGDKATGYHYRCITCEGCKGFFRRTIQKNLHPAYSCKYDGCCIIDKITRNQCQLCRFKKCISVGMAMDLVLDESKRVAKRRLIEENRQRRKREEMVRTLQTKPEPNTAEWELIRMATEAHRHTNAQGSSWKQKRKFLSDDIGQGPMVPTSDGDKVDLEAFSEFTKIMTPAITRVVDFAKKLPMFSELPCEDQIILLKGCCMEIMSLRAAVRYDPESETLTLNGEMAVKREQLKNGGLGVVSDAIFDLGKSLAQFNLDDSEVALMQAVLLMSSDRSGLTSVEKIEQCQEAYLLAFEHYINHRKHNIPHFWPKLLMKVTDLRMIGACHASRFLHMKVECPNELFPPLFLEVFEDQEV; via the exons ATGCATATATTACAGCCGTACTGCATCAACAG GTGGCCTGATGTGCcgaagagaaagagcaagaacAGCCAGTGTTCGGTGAAGAGTATGTCTG GGTACATCCCCAGCTACCTGGAGAAGGATGAGCCGTGCGTGGTGTGCGGGGACAAGGCGACCGGCTACCACTACCGCTGCATCACCTGCGAGGGTTGCAAG GGTTTCTTCCGCAGGACAATCCAGAAGAACCTCCATCCGGCTTACTCCTGTAAATATGACGGCTGCTGCATCATCGACAAGATCACACGCAACCAGTGCCAGCTGTGCCGCTTTAAGAAGTGCATCTCTGTGGGCATGGCCATGGACT TGGTGTTGGACGAGTCGAAGCGCGTGGCCAAGAGGCGTCTGATCGAGGAGAACCGgcagagaaggaagagggaggagatggtgCGGACGCTGCAGACGAAGCCGGAGCCGAACACAGCGGAGTGGGAACTGATCAGGATGGCGACCGAGGCCCACCGGCACACCAACGCCCAGGGCTCCAGCTGGAAACAGAAGCGCAAGTTCCTG TCGGATGATATCGGCCAGGGTCCGATGGTGCCCACCTCCGACGGAGACAAGGTGGACCTGGAAGCCTTCAGCGAGTTCACCAAGATCATGACCCCCGCCATCACTCGCGTCGTCGACTTTGCCAAGAAATTGCCCATGTTCTCAGAG CTGCCTTGTGAAGACCAGATCATCTTGCTGAAGGGCTGCTGCATGGAGATCATGTCGCTGCGCGCCGCCGTGCGCTACGATCCAGAGAGCGAGACGCTGACGCTAAACGGCGAGATGGCCGTGAAGCGCGAGCAGCTGAAGAACGGCGGGCTGGGCGTGGTGTCGGACGCCATCTTTGATTTGGGCAAGAGCCTGGCTCAGTTTAACCTGGACGACTCGGAGGTGGCTCTGATGCAGGCCGTGCTGCTCATGAGCTCAG ACCGCTCGGGGCTGACCAGCGTGGAGAAGATCGAGCAGTGCCAAGAGGCCTACCTGCTTGCGTTCGAGCACTACATCAACCACCGCAAGCACAACATTCCCCACTTCTGGCCCAAGCTGCTGATGAAGGTGACGGACCTGCGCATGATCGGCGCTTGCCACGCCAGCCGCTTCCTCCATATGAAGGTGGAGTGTCCCAACGAACTCTTTCCCCCGCTCTTCCTGGAGGTCTTCGAGGACCAGGAAGTGTGA
- the LOC139300172 gene encoding thyroid hormone receptor alpha isoform X1: protein MEPMSNKQDSNSSEGDEKGWPDVPKRKSKNSQCSVKSMSALSVSVPGYIPSYLEKDEPCVVCGDKATGYHYRCITCEGCKGFFRRTIQKNLHPAYSCKYDGCCIIDKITRNQCQLCRFKKCISVGMAMDLVLDESKRVAKRRLIEENRQRRKREEMVRTLQTKPEPNTAEWELIRMATEAHRHTNAQGSSWKQKRKFLSDDIGQGPMVPTSDGDKVDLEAFSEFTKIMTPAITRVVDFAKKLPMFSELPCEDQIILLKGCCMEIMSLRAAVRYDPESETLTLNGEMAVKREQLKNGGLGVVSDAIFDLGKSLAQFNLDDSEVALMQAVLLMSSDRSGLTSVEKIEQCQEAYLLAFEHYINHRKHNIPHFWPKLLMKVTDLRMIGACHASRFLHMKVECPNELFPPLFLEVFEDQEV, encoded by the exons GTGGCCTGATGTGCcgaagagaaagagcaagaacAGCCAGTGTTCGGTGAAGAGTATGTCTG CTCTTAGTGTCTCTGTTCCAGGGTACATCCCCAGCTACCTGGAGAAGGATGAGCCGTGCGTGGTGTGCGGGGACAAGGCGACCGGCTACCACTACCGCTGCATCACCTGCGAGGGTTGCAAG GGTTTCTTCCGCAGGACAATCCAGAAGAACCTCCATCCGGCTTACTCCTGTAAATATGACGGCTGCTGCATCATCGACAAGATCACACGCAACCAGTGCCAGCTGTGCCGCTTTAAGAAGTGCATCTCTGTGGGCATGGCCATGGACT TGGTGTTGGACGAGTCGAAGCGCGTGGCCAAGAGGCGTCTGATCGAGGAGAACCGgcagagaaggaagagggaggagatggtgCGGACGCTGCAGACGAAGCCGGAGCCGAACACAGCGGAGTGGGAACTGATCAGGATGGCGACCGAGGCCCACCGGCACACCAACGCCCAGGGCTCCAGCTGGAAACAGAAGCGCAAGTTCCTG TCGGATGATATCGGCCAGGGTCCGATGGTGCCCACCTCCGACGGAGACAAGGTGGACCTGGAAGCCTTCAGCGAGTTCACCAAGATCATGACCCCCGCCATCACTCGCGTCGTCGACTTTGCCAAGAAATTGCCCATGTTCTCAGAG CTGCCTTGTGAAGACCAGATCATCTTGCTGAAGGGCTGCTGCATGGAGATCATGTCGCTGCGCGCCGCCGTGCGCTACGATCCAGAGAGCGAGACGCTGACGCTAAACGGCGAGATGGCCGTGAAGCGCGAGCAGCTGAAGAACGGCGGGCTGGGCGTGGTGTCGGACGCCATCTTTGATTTGGGCAAGAGCCTGGCTCAGTTTAACCTGGACGACTCGGAGGTGGCTCTGATGCAGGCCGTGCTGCTCATGAGCTCAG ACCGCTCGGGGCTGACCAGCGTGGAGAAGATCGAGCAGTGCCAAGAGGCCTACCTGCTTGCGTTCGAGCACTACATCAACCACCGCAAGCACAACATTCCCCACTTCTGGCCCAAGCTGCTGATGAAGGTGACGGACCTGCGCATGATCGGCGCTTGCCACGCCAGCCGCTTCCTCCATATGAAGGTGGAGTGTCCCAACGAACTCTTTCCCCCGCTCTTCCTGGAGGTCTTCGAGGACCAGGAAGTGTGA
- the LOC139300172 gene encoding thyroid hormone receptor alpha isoform X2, producing the protein MEPMSNKQDSNSSEGDEKGWPDVPKRKSKNSQCSVKSMSGYIPSYLEKDEPCVVCGDKATGYHYRCITCEGCKGFFRRTIQKNLHPAYSCKYDGCCIIDKITRNQCQLCRFKKCISVGMAMDLVLDESKRVAKRRLIEENRQRRKREEMVRTLQTKPEPNTAEWELIRMATEAHRHTNAQGSSWKQKRKFLSDDIGQGPMVPTSDGDKVDLEAFSEFTKIMTPAITRVVDFAKKLPMFSELPCEDQIILLKGCCMEIMSLRAAVRYDPESETLTLNGEMAVKREQLKNGGLGVVSDAIFDLGKSLAQFNLDDSEVALMQAVLLMSSDRSGLTSVEKIEQCQEAYLLAFEHYINHRKHNIPHFWPKLLMKVTDLRMIGACHASRFLHMKVECPNELFPPLFLEVFEDQEV; encoded by the exons GTGGCCTGATGTGCcgaagagaaagagcaagaacAGCCAGTGTTCGGTGAAGAGTATGTCTG GGTACATCCCCAGCTACCTGGAGAAGGATGAGCCGTGCGTGGTGTGCGGGGACAAGGCGACCGGCTACCACTACCGCTGCATCACCTGCGAGGGTTGCAAG GGTTTCTTCCGCAGGACAATCCAGAAGAACCTCCATCCGGCTTACTCCTGTAAATATGACGGCTGCTGCATCATCGACAAGATCACACGCAACCAGTGCCAGCTGTGCCGCTTTAAGAAGTGCATCTCTGTGGGCATGGCCATGGACT TGGTGTTGGACGAGTCGAAGCGCGTGGCCAAGAGGCGTCTGATCGAGGAGAACCGgcagagaaggaagagggaggagatggtgCGGACGCTGCAGACGAAGCCGGAGCCGAACACAGCGGAGTGGGAACTGATCAGGATGGCGACCGAGGCCCACCGGCACACCAACGCCCAGGGCTCCAGCTGGAAACAGAAGCGCAAGTTCCTG TCGGATGATATCGGCCAGGGTCCGATGGTGCCCACCTCCGACGGAGACAAGGTGGACCTGGAAGCCTTCAGCGAGTTCACCAAGATCATGACCCCCGCCATCACTCGCGTCGTCGACTTTGCCAAGAAATTGCCCATGTTCTCAGAG CTGCCTTGTGAAGACCAGATCATCTTGCTGAAGGGCTGCTGCATGGAGATCATGTCGCTGCGCGCCGCCGTGCGCTACGATCCAGAGAGCGAGACGCTGACGCTAAACGGCGAGATGGCCGTGAAGCGCGAGCAGCTGAAGAACGGCGGGCTGGGCGTGGTGTCGGACGCCATCTTTGATTTGGGCAAGAGCCTGGCTCAGTTTAACCTGGACGACTCGGAGGTGGCTCTGATGCAGGCCGTGCTGCTCATGAGCTCAG ACCGCTCGGGGCTGACCAGCGTGGAGAAGATCGAGCAGTGCCAAGAGGCCTACCTGCTTGCGTTCGAGCACTACATCAACCACCGCAAGCACAACATTCCCCACTTCTGGCCCAAGCTGCTGATGAAGGTGACGGACCTGCGCATGATCGGCGCTTGCCACGCCAGCCGCTTCCTCCATATGAAGGTGGAGTGTCCCAACGAACTCTTTCCCCCGCTCTTCCTGGAGGTCTTCGAGGACCAGGAAGTGTGA